From Triticum aestivum cultivar Chinese Spring chromosome 4A, IWGSC CS RefSeq v2.1, whole genome shotgun sequence, a single genomic window includes:
- the LOC123082547 gene encoding BTB/POZ and MATH domain-containing protein 1-like — protein MTTGGGEALMTMQTTTTAGVDSALVRLRVDYGQFMAFPAGMPLSSDVVSVGGQLWRIDVYPRGIRNYHKHVSIYLKNLSRSTCAKAIFEPFFLEKDGSPSPKITKHASVCENFASINNDNYCFGVEELGYAEFFQRSSLERYVVDGHFTFLCSIVVVNELGPVPVPPSDIRDSLGHPLEGDETTSDVSFIVDGETFHAHRVILAARSPVFKAQLFGSMLEATTTSSTPIVLHEIAPSTFKAMLWFMYTDAWPQDADGDESSSVEMFQDLLAAADLYALDRLKLMCARKLWDNVTVHTVVSILVCAETYVCPELKNKCLDFCTVGKNFKEVTSTDGYAWLELRFPSIAAEIGEKFRR, from the coding sequence ATGACGACCGGAGGAGGGGAGGCGCTGATGACGATGCAGACAACCACGACGGCAGGTGTTGATTCTGCTCTCGTCCGTCTACGAGTAGACTACGGCCAGTTCATGGCGTTTCCCGCCGGCATGCCCCTCAGCTCCGACGTGGTCTCCGTCGGCGGCCAGCTCTGGAGGATCGACGTCTATCCACGAGGGATAAGGAACTACCACAAACACGTCTCCATCTACCTCAAAAACCTGAGCAGATCCACATGTGCCAAGGCCATCTTCGAGCCCTTCTTCCTGGAAAAGGACGGCAGTCCCTCTCCCAAGATCACAAAGCACGCGAGCGTGTGTGAGAACTTCGCGAGTATAAACAACGACAACTATTGCTTCGGCGTCGAAGAGCTGGGATATGCGGAGTTCTTCCAGCGGTCTTCTCTCGAGAGATACGTCGTCGACGGGCACTTCACGTTCTTGTGCTCCATCGTGGTCGTGAACGAGCTAGGCCCTGTCCCCGTGCCACCCTCGGACATCCGGGACAGCCTCGGCCACCCTCTAGAGGGTGATGAGACAACATCAGACGTATCCTTCATCGTCGACGGCGAGACATTTCACGCGCACCGGGTGATTCTCGCGGCACGCTCACCGGTCTTCAAGGCACAGCTCTTTGGGTCCATGCTCGAGGCCACCACGACATCTTCGACGCCCATTGTGCTGCATGAGATTGCCCCCTCGACGTTCAAAGCTATGCTCTGGTTCATGTACACTGATGCATGGCCTCAAGACGCCGATGGTGACGAATCATCATCGGTCGAGATGTTTCAGGATCTACTTGCTGCTGCAGATCTGTATGCACTAGACAGGTTGAAGCTCATGTGCGCACGAAAGTTGTGGGATAACGTGACGGTACATACTGTTGTGAGTATCTTGGTTTGTGCTGAAACGTATGTCTGCCCGGAGTTGAAGAACAAATGCCTTGACTTCTGCACAGTGGGAAAAAATTTCAAGGAGGTAACATCCACCGATGGCTATGCATGGCTAGAACTGAGGTTTCCCTCAATTGCTGCAGAGATAGGAGAAAAGTTTAGGAGATAA